In uncultured Bacteroides sp., the following proteins share a genomic window:
- the ltrA gene encoding group II intron reverse transcriptase/maturase gives MKGRMQKISATNDSCPQKNRTESECYAGVQTFIGITENNLTEVHFTKDDLLERILSPANLNKAYKQVVSNGGSGGVDKMETEELLPFLKLHKDELVTSLMDGNYHPNPVRRVEIPKENGKKRQLGIPTVVDRLIQQAISQILSPIYEREFSNNSFGFRPKRSAHKALRTAQNYINAGNKYAVDLDLEHFFDTVNQSKLIEILSRRIKDGRVISLIHKYLRAGIIIGHKFEESSRGVPQGGPLSPLLSNIMLNELDKELERRGHPFVRYADDCMIFCKSKRSASRTMKHIICFIEETLFLRVNREKTKAGYVRGMKFLGYSFYNSKGGFRLSVHSKSYMKLKVRLKELTGRSNGMGYNKRKYELHQFIRGWIEYFKLADMQNHLKRIDQWLRRRLRMCIWKSWKNVSTRITNLLRCGIDRWHAQKWGYVKGYWRIAGSPILSCAIDTDKLRNAGYPMMLDYYSKMYRK, from the coding sequence ATGAAGGGAAGAATGCAGAAAATATCAGCAACGAATGATAGCTGCCCGCAAAAGAATAGGACGGAATCCGAATGCTATGCGGGAGTGCAGACTTTTATAGGGATTACTGAAAACAACCTCACGGAAGTGCATTTTACAAAAGATGATTTACTGGAACGTATCTTGTCGCCTGCCAATTTGAACAAGGCTTATAAACAGGTCGTATCGAATGGTGGCAGTGGAGGTGTCGATAAGATGGAAACGGAAGAACTTCTTCCGTTTCTGAAACTCCATAAAGATGAACTGGTAACATCTTTAATGGATGGTAATTACCATCCTAATCCAGTCCGTAGGGTAGAAATCCCTAAGGAGAATGGCAAGAAGCGCCAGCTTGGTATCCCTACCGTAGTTGACCGTCTTATTCAACAAGCCATATCCCAAATTTTATCTCCGATTTATGAACGAGAATTCAGTAACAACAGCTTCGGTTTTCGTCCGAAACGCAGTGCGCATAAAGCGCTGCGAACAGCCCAGAACTATATTAATGCAGGCAATAAATATGCGGTTGATTTAGATCTGGAGCATTTTTTCGACACAGTCAACCAAAGCAAGCTGATAGAAATTCTTTCCCGCAGGATAAAAGATGGGAGAGTGATTTCTCTTATCCATAAATATCTCCGCGCGGGAATTATAATTGGTCATAAATTTGAGGAAAGCAGTCGGGGAGTTCCTCAAGGTGGTCCCCTTAGTCCGCTACTGAGCAATATAATGCTCAATGAACTGGATAAAGAGCTGGAACGCCGAGGACATCCATTTGTCCGCTATGCAGATGATTGCATGATATTTTGCAAAAGTAAACGCTCTGCCAGTCGTACGATGAAGCACATCATTTGTTTTATCGAAGAAACCCTCTTCCTGAGGGTAAACCGAGAGAAAACGAAAGCAGGATATGTGCGGGGCATGAAGTTCTTAGGTTACTCCTTTTATAATAGCAAAGGAGGATTTCGCTTATCTGTACACTCCAAAAGTTACATGAAACTGAAAGTTCGTTTGAAAGAGCTGACAGGTCGCAGTAATGGCATGGGATACAATAAACGCAAATACGAACTTCATCAATTCATTCGTGGCTGGATTGAATACTTCAAACTTGCAGACATGCAAAATCATCTGAAGAGGATAGATCAATGGCTCCGTCGCCGGCTTCGTATGTGTATATGGAAAAGTTGGAAGAATGTCAGTACTCGTATAACCAATCTATTGCGTTGCGGTATTGATAGATGGCATGCTCAGAAATGGGGATATGTGAAAGGTTACTGGCGAATAGCTGGCAGCCCGATTCTTAGCTGTGCAATTGATACAGATAAATTGCGAAATGCAGGTTATCCAATGATGTTGGATTATTACAGTAAAATGTATCGTAAATAA
- a CDS encoding pyridoxamine 5'-phosphate oxidase family protein codes for MKTVILEEQEIVENIISQADICYVGMVDEQNTPYVIPMNFGYKDGVIYLHSGPTGHSIDILNLNNNVCVTFSIDHELVFQHPKVACSYRMKAKSVICRGKVCFIENLDDKRDALNIIMSHYSDKTFEYSEPAVKNVKIWEIPIDSISAKEYGVPHK; via the coding sequence GAAGAGCAGGAAATAGTAGAAAATATTATCTCACAGGCGGATATTTGCTATGTAGGAATGGTCGACGAGCAGAATACCCCTTATGTGATTCCTATGAATTTTGGATATAAGGACGGAGTTATTTATTTACATTCAGGACCTACAGGACATTCTATTGATATACTTAATTTAAACAATAATGTTTGTGTAACCTTTAGCATTGATCACGAACTGGTTTTTCAGCATCCCAAGGTAGCTTGCAGCTATCGCATGAAAGCAAAAAGTGTAATTTGCCGTGGAAAAGTATGCTTCATTGAAAACTTAGACGATAAACGAGATGCACTTAACATTATTATGAGCCACTATTCAGATAAAACCTTTGAGTACTCGGAGCCGGCAGTAAAGAATGTGAAAATATGGGAAATTCCTATTGATAGCATTAGTGCTAAAGAATACGGGGTGCCACACAAGTAA